Genomic DNA from Hordeum vulgare subsp. vulgare chromosome 2H, MorexV3_pseudomolecules_assembly, whole genome shotgun sequence:
TCTGGCATGCTTGAGGAGGTGTTCCCCTGGTCGACGACGGAGCGGCGGAGCTGGAACGCGCTGGGGTAGAGCGGCTCCTGGGCGTCGTCacggctgctgctgccgccggactTGCCGGAGTTCATGGAGGTGCGGCGCTCGAGGCGCTTGCGCTTGGCCTGGAGGCGCTTGAGGCTCTGCATCTCGCGGCGGCGCCACCGCTCCTCCTCCGTCTCGGTGGGGAGCGAGCTGGTGCGCATGAGCGGCGCCGGCGGgggcgtggcggcggcgaggtcgtcgctGGCGCCCGGGAGCGTGCACATGGCGGCGAGGGAGGAGGAGCGCACCAGCCGCGGCTTCTTGGCATCCCGGCCGGAGTTGGCGCCGAAGCAGCCGCCCAGGGACAGGCCGAGGCTGAGCTCGACCACCTCGTCgggctcgccggcgccgccccccgCCTTGTCCGACGACGCGCCCTTCTCGCCGCCGAACCTGCCCAAGAAGTCCCTCGACGCCATGCCCGGCACAGAGAGGCGGAGAGCAAGCAATTCCCCGCCGCGAAACAGACGCCAACCCCTCCTGTCCCCCAAG
This window encodes:
- the LOC123425387 gene encoding ninja-family protein 3, encoding MASRDFLGRFGGEKGASSDKAGGGAGEPDEVVELSLGLSLGGCFGANSGRDAKKPRLVRSSSLAAMCTLPGASDDLAAATPPPAPLMRTSSLPTETEEERWRRREMQSLKRLQAKRKRLERRTSMNSGKSGGSSSRDDAQEPLYPSAFQLRRSVVDQGNTSSSMPDQGSGDGAEAKSTSSMEISSDNNNNASNQNKSLPPPAPSPAGKLPNGIVKEQPPLRTLRSLTMRTTSTGDLRKSMMEDMPMVSSKVDGPNGKKIDGFLYKYRKGEEVRIVCVCHGNFLTPAEFVKHAGGGDVTNPLRHIVVNPSPSVFL